One region of Collinsella aerofaciens ATCC 25986 genomic DNA includes:
- a CDS encoding gamma-glutamyl-gamma-aminobutyrate hydrolase family protein, with the protein MIGTRTSSSYTPHVDVDPADRPLILVAPRWEEAKPYLSETLSPNEEIASVFVDAILAAGGLPLQMSITEDIEVIRHYVDIADGIAIPGGPDVNPKRWGDDRPYDPTLCCEIRDSFEFKLVGEVLRAKKPLFTTCRGTQLLNVATGGTLCMDVPSLGAREGRTQWRHTHVLNDPVHPVEVVPGSLLERTVGGHRLIQTNSAHHCCVDRLGKSTRLVAKATDGVPECIEVEGQPFCLGVQWHPEYTWKTLETDFNLWKSFVEAAAKVKQAR; encoded by the coding sequence ATGATCGGAACCCGCACCTCATCGTCCTACACTCCGCACGTCGACGTCGATCCCGCCGACCGTCCGCTCATCCTGGTCGCACCACGCTGGGAAGAAGCGAAACCCTATTTGAGCGAGACGCTCTCCCCCAACGAGGAGATTGCGAGCGTCTTTGTCGATGCCATCCTTGCCGCCGGCGGCCTGCCGCTGCAGATGTCCATCACCGAGGACATTGAGGTCATCCGTCATTACGTCGATATCGCCGACGGCATCGCCATTCCCGGCGGCCCCGATGTCAATCCCAAGCGCTGGGGCGATGATCGACCCTACGACCCCACCCTCTGCTGCGAGATCCGCGATAGCTTTGAGTTTAAGCTGGTCGGCGAGGTGCTCCGCGCCAAAAAGCCACTCTTTACCACCTGCCGCGGCACGCAGTTGCTCAATGTCGCCACTGGCGGCACCCTGTGCATGGACGTGCCGAGCCTGGGTGCGCGCGAGGGTCGCACGCAGTGGCGTCACACCCACGTGCTCAACGATCCCGTGCACCCCGTCGAGGTCGTGCCGGGCTCGCTGCTGGAACGCACGGTTGGCGGGCACAGGCTAATCCAGACCAACTCCGCACACCACTGCTGCGTCGACCGTCTGGGTAAAAGCACGCGCTTGGTCGCCAAAGCAACCGACGGCGTTCCCGAGTGCATCGAAGTCGAAGGCCAGCCGTTCTGTCTGGGCGTGCAATGGCACCCTGAGTACACGTGGAAGACACTCGAGACCGACTTTAACCTGTGGAAGTCGTTTGTCGAGGCAGCGGCCAAGGTTAAGCAGGCTCGCTAG
- a CDS encoding Hpt domain-containing protein produces MISMREAYEKIGANYDDACARLMGGEMLARFALKFLDDESMDKLEAAMAAGDAEGAFMAAHTLKGVSQNLGFDNLYEPAVVVTEALRGADAVDGAREGMHALQQQYAATMSALREAGE; encoded by the coding sequence ATGATTTCCATGCGTGAGGCGTATGAGAAGATCGGCGCTAATTATGATGACGCGTGCGCTCGGCTGATGGGCGGGGAAATGCTTGCCCGCTTTGCCCTCAAGTTTTTGGATGACGAGAGTATGGACAAGCTGGAGGCCGCCATGGCGGCGGGAGACGCCGAAGGTGCGTTTATGGCAGCGCATACGCTCAAGGGCGTGAGTCAGAACCTGGGATTCGATAATCTGTACGAGCCTGCGGTCGTGGTAACCGAAGCGCTGCGTGGCGCCGATGCCGTTGACGGCGCTCGCGAGGGAATGCATGCGTTGCAGCAGCAATATGCGGCTACGATGTCGGCTCTGCGCGAGGCGGGCGAGTAA